One genomic segment of Acinetobacter oleivorans DR1 includes these proteins:
- a CDS encoding ABC transporter substrate-binding protein, protein MTNQTFQLSRRKFLTQSLTALGGVSLLGSLSGCGPSPDNSNESKTTSSATPKHGGVIRLGLIGGQQSGSLDPHLSASGSGITRGFAIYNKLWEWDENMLPRLALAEFAEPNHNASEWTIRLRKGLEFHHGKTITADDVIFSVKRLTDPKLASPFRNLVQWIDRDRIQKLDEYTVRIPFISTIPGFVALPETWVNFGGIVPTDFDPIHNPVGAGPYKVKEFIPGQRSVFTRFNNYFKADKPYADSFEVIDFKDQVSRLNALLAGQIDVANAISPEYIKILEQAKHIQTIRSATNTHNSFDFNTQQVPFNDPRVRQAFRLIANREELVQRGLNGQGRIANDLYSPQDPAFLNLPQRQQNIAEAKNLLAQAGFKDGLSVELVTPVSSAQPALIFAEQAKQANVNIRVKQVDFATFNGPDRSKWQLSSNATNVGTPYLSTAVVNDAPISTTNRVNFKDPEYSELFFKALAEPDLAKRKIHLAQAQKIQHERGGMLIWGFSHTIDAAAKNIGGLAPEHTIFPTWRFEKLWKA, encoded by the coding sequence ATGACAAATCAAACATTTCAGTTATCACGTCGAAAATTTTTAACACAAAGTCTCACGGCGCTAGGTGGCGTCTCTTTGTTGGGCAGTTTATCAGGTTGTGGCCCCTCTCCAGATAATAGTAACGAATCAAAAACTACCTCTTCAGCAACGCCTAAGCATGGAGGAGTTATACGCTTGGGGCTGATTGGAGGACAACAATCAGGCAGTCTAGATCCTCATCTTTCGGCATCAGGAAGTGGTATTACACGAGGTTTCGCTATTTATAATAAGTTATGGGAATGGGATGAAAATATGCTGCCCCGACTTGCTTTAGCGGAGTTTGCCGAACCTAATCATAATGCAAGTGAATGGACCATCCGTTTACGTAAAGGCTTAGAATTTCATCACGGTAAAACCATTACTGCTGATGATGTGATATTTTCAGTTAAACGTCTAACAGATCCTAAACTCGCTTCACCATTTCGTAATCTGGTGCAGTGGATTGACCGAGATCGTATTCAAAAACTAGATGAATACACCGTTCGTATTCCTTTTATTAGTACGATTCCCGGTTTTGTTGCACTGCCCGAAACCTGGGTAAACTTTGGAGGAATTGTGCCGACTGACTTTGACCCTATTCATAATCCAGTCGGAGCTGGTCCATATAAAGTTAAAGAGTTTATTCCGGGGCAGCGTTCTGTTTTTACCCGTTTTAATAACTACTTTAAAGCAGACAAACCTTATGCAGATAGTTTTGAAGTGATTGATTTTAAAGATCAGGTCTCTCGATTAAATGCTTTATTGGCTGGACAAATTGATGTAGCAAATGCGATTTCGCCCGAATATATTAAAATTTTGGAGCAAGCAAAACACATTCAAACCATACGTTCTGCGACCAATACGCATAATAGTTTTGACTTTAATACTCAACAAGTGCCGTTTAATGATCCTAGAGTGCGTCAGGCATTTCGTTTGATTGCAAACCGAGAGGAGTTGGTACAACGAGGTTTAAATGGGCAAGGTCGAATCGCCAACGATCTTTATTCGCCGCAAGACCCTGCCTTTCTCAATTTGCCGCAGCGCCAACAAAATATTGCCGAGGCAAAAAATCTATTAGCCCAAGCAGGTTTTAAAGATGGTTTGAGTGTAGAACTTGTTACCCCAGTGAGTAGTGCTCAACCTGCATTAATTTTTGCCGAGCAAGCAAAACAAGCGAATGTAAATATTCGAGTTAAACAAGTCGATTTTGCAACGTTTAATGGTCCTGACCGTAGTAAGTGGCAACTATCGAGTAATGCGACCAATGTCGGCACGCCCTACTTATCGACGGCTGTTGTTAACGATGCCCCAATTTCCACGACTAATCGTGTGAATTTTAAAGACCCTGAATATAGTGAGTTATTTTTTAAAGCACTGGCAGAGCCTGATTTAGCCAAACGCAAAATCCATTTAGCGCAAGCACAAAAAATTCAACATGAACGTGGTGGAATGCTCATTTGGGGATTTAGCCATACGATTGACGCAGCAGCTAAAAATATTGGTGGTTTAGCTCCTGAACATACGATTTTTCCGACATGGCGCTTTGAAAAACTCTGGAAAGCTTAA
- a CDS encoding ExbD/TolR family protein yields MAISTSQEDDVVSEINITPLVDVMLVLLIVFIVTAPLLTNTVKVNLPKAAPTQSTDQNKAVVISVNPQGEIFLDKDKVTLANFEQKIKSRKSSNPKLALNLNADETVPYGTVAKLLASIERVGVDKLSVITVPK; encoded by the coding sequence ATGGCAATTTCTACCTCTCAAGAAGACGATGTCGTCAGTGAAATTAATATTACGCCGTTAGTTGATGTCATGTTGGTCTTACTCATCGTATTCATTGTGACAGCTCCTTTGTTAACAAATACGGTGAAAGTGAACTTACCAAAAGCGGCCCCAACTCAATCTACAGACCAAAACAAAGCTGTGGTGATTAGTGTAAATCCACAAGGTGAAATATTCCTTGATAAAGATAAGGTGACACTTGCGAACTTTGAACAAAAAATAAAGTCACGCAAAAGCAGTAACCCTAAATTAGCATTAAACTTAAATGCTGATGAGACTGTACCGTATGGAACAGTCGCAAAATTATTGGCAAGTATTGAACGTGTAGGGGTAGATAAACTTTCTGTGATTACAGTGCCTAAATAA
- a CDS encoding MotA/TolQ/ExbB proton channel family protein — MSDINSLIHDGTIWLLVAFSIVTWVLIVVKVVQTQRATKQSKLFVEEFWKAKNLSDAVTKSELGEGPAARVANTGFQTLIEADEKTHQDLQNSWSRQDLLERHLSKQVLTERRQLEKGSALLASIGNNAPFIGLFGTVFGIIHALQAIAHSGNASMDVVAGPIGEALVATGIGIAVAVPAVLAYNYFVRKVKTIGADLDDFATDFVSLNQKAGFQLPTAKKGTTGNTALKDTSAKEVKEKGVFA, encoded by the coding sequence ATGTCAGATATTAATTCATTGATCCATGACGGCACCATCTGGTTATTAGTTGCTTTCTCAATTGTGACTTGGGTGTTGATTGTGGTTAAAGTGGTCCAGACGCAGCGAGCAACAAAACAAAGTAAGCTTTTTGTAGAAGAGTTTTGGAAGGCAAAAAACTTATCAGATGCAGTAACTAAGTCTGAACTTGGTGAAGGCCCAGCAGCTCGAGTAGCTAACACAGGTTTTCAGACTTTAATTGAAGCAGATGAAAAGACGCATCAAGACTTACAAAACAGTTGGAGCCGTCAGGACTTATTAGAGCGCCATTTAAGTAAGCAAGTTCTAACTGAGCGCCGTCAATTAGAAAAAGGTTCGGCTTTACTGGCTTCTATTGGAAATAACGCCCCATTCATTGGTCTGTTCGGTACAGTATTTGGGATTATCCATGCATTACAAGCGATTGCTCATTCAGGTAATGCAAGTATGGATGTCGTGGCTGGACCAATTGGAGAAGCGCTGGTTGCAACGGGTATTGGTATTGCAGTTGCTGTACCAGCGGTGCTTGCCTATAACTACTTTGTGCGTAAAGTAAAAACAATTGGCGCAGATCTTGATGATTTTGCAACGGATTTCGTGAGCCTGAATCAAAAAGCAGGATTCCAACTACCAACTGCAAAAAAGGGTACAACTGGTAATACGGCGCTTAAAGATACTTCTGCTAAAGAAGTGAAAGAGAAAGGAGTGTTTGCATAA
- a CDS encoding energy transducer TonB codes for MHDQILNPHKRALLFEQFATVAATTEIADPFAQHDQDVIQPAPVKLNKVLIAIIAVASAHLGIWYVAKQLPTPALDIHKPEPVVIEIVKPVEPPKVIEPKIPPITEKPKVPPVVEKPKPIPKQVEQPKPVQKSVEQPKPVAKAVAEPTPQKVAEPVVTKEVVTEPVKKVAEPVKASDDNLPVTEAKGYAGYLSNPAPEYPEQALERGWEGSVILRVKVLANGSPDTVSVKQSSGKKLLDSAAVRTVKQWKFSPALKGKTPVEGWVDVPIHYQLPK; via the coding sequence ATGCATGATCAAATCCTTAATCCCCATAAGCGGGCTTTGCTCTTTGAGCAATTTGCGACAGTTGCAGCCACAACTGAAATTGCAGATCCGTTTGCACAGCATGATCAAGACGTTATTCAACCTGCTCCAGTGAAGTTGAATAAAGTCTTAATCGCAATTATTGCGGTTGCTTCAGCACATCTTGGAATTTGGTATGTTGCAAAACAATTGCCGACACCAGCTTTAGATATTCATAAACCAGAACCTGTGGTGATTGAAATCGTAAAACCGGTTGAACCACCTAAAGTGATTGAACCCAAAATTCCACCCATTACTGAAAAACCAAAAGTTCCACCTGTGGTGGAAAAACCCAAGCCAATTCCTAAACAAGTTGAACAACCCAAACCTGTCCAAAAAAGTGTGGAGCAACCTAAGCCAGTTGCAAAAGCGGTGGCTGAACCAACTCCACAAAAAGTTGCAGAACCTGTGGTCACAAAAGAAGTAGTCACAGAACCGGTTAAAAAAGTTGCTGAGCCTGTAAAAGCGTCAGATGACAATTTACCTGTGACTGAAGCCAAAGGTTATGCCGGATATCTCAGCAACCCTGCACCTGAATACCCTGAACAAGCTTTAGAACGTGGTTGGGAAGGCTCAGTCATTTTACGGGTCAAAGTATTAGCAAATGGCAGCCCGGATACAGTCAGTGTCAAGCAAAGTAGTGGCAAAAAACTTCTAGACAGTGCTGCCGTAAGAACAGTAAAGCAATGGAAATTTTCACCTGCGCTAAAAGGGAAAACCCCTGTAGAAGGCTGGGTCGATGTTCCAATTCATTATCAATTACCGAAATAA
- a CDS encoding LLM class flavin-dependent oxidoreductase, protein MSVEFLWRIPVHGDGRRAHQLHTRGEWNQLTPAVQSPQRVAPQHEDQLFAYYDYVEQVAKAADIVGFHGALIPAFPHTEEPWVLASALARETKRLRLLIAIQPWFIHPAYASQMAASLQRLSQGRVEWNVISGGGGAQQRAYGDFIEHDQRYARTNEFLEFVKGYSHHAPFNYDGKFFHVEQGGLKYPMNQYEVPRLWLAGASDAALQVAGRHADIHLTWGEPVEQQKKVIEQAQNFFEQNSPERKVKFGMRIDILARPTQEQAFQELKQMYETITVDSNAFERKDTESVGAKRQQALAQGNRFEDLFVSPNVWAGMSNVRGGPNCILVGSYEQVAERLQEYIDIGVGHFILASNPHLEESYRVAEEVLPLVGYKLK, encoded by the coding sequence ATGTCAGTTGAGTTTTTATGGAGAATCCCTGTTCATGGGGATGGTCGTCGAGCACATCAATTACACACACGCGGTGAATGGAATCAATTAACTCCAGCAGTTCAATCTCCACAACGTGTTGCACCGCAACATGAAGATCAGTTATTTGCTTACTATGACTATGTCGAGCAAGTCGCGAAAGCAGCCGATATTGTTGGTTTTCATGGCGCACTCATTCCTGCTTTTCCGCATACTGAAGAACCATGGGTGTTAGCGTCTGCATTGGCAAGAGAGACAAAAAGACTTCGTTTGCTCATCGCAATTCAGCCTTGGTTTATTCATCCTGCTTATGCAAGCCAAATGGCTGCAAGTTTGCAGCGTTTAAGTCAGGGGCGAGTAGAGTGGAATGTGATTTCAGGTGGAGGTGGTGCACAACAACGTGCGTATGGAGACTTTATTGAACATGATCAACGCTATGCACGGACCAATGAATTTTTAGAATTTGTGAAAGGTTATTCGCACCATGCACCTTTCAATTACGATGGAAAGTTTTTCCATGTTGAACAAGGTGGCCTGAAATACCCAATGAATCAATATGAAGTTCCACGCTTATGGTTAGCAGGTGCAAGCGATGCGGCTTTACAAGTGGCAGGACGTCATGCAGATATTCATTTAACCTGGGGCGAACCTGTTGAACAACAGAAGAAAGTGATCGAACAGGCTCAAAATTTCTTTGAGCAGAATTCGCCAGAAAGAAAAGTTAAATTTGGCATGCGTATTGATATTTTAGCGCGACCAACCCAAGAACAAGCCTTCCAAGAGCTTAAACAAATGTATGAAACCATTACTGTCGATAGCAATGCTTTTGAACGAAAAGACACTGAATCTGTAGGAGCAAAGCGCCAGCAAGCCTTAGCACAAGGCAACCGTTTTGAAGACCTATTTGTGAGTCCGAATGTGTGGGCGGGAATGTCAAATGTACGAGGTGGCCCAAACTGTATTTTAGTCGGGAGCTATGAGCAAGTCGCAGAACGTTTGCAAGAATATATTGATATTGGGGTGGGACATTTTATTTTAGCAAGTAACCCGCATTTAGAAGAATCATATCGCGTGGCTGAAGAAGTCTTACCCTTAGTAGGATATAAATTAAAATAA
- a CDS encoding ABC transporter substrate-binding protein — translation MRIFPRLLLGFSFLGLVACGAQKTEETPPKQSEQQQLRIAVVANGTSGSLDFIGVPQLISQDQIFLKALKQNHIELKWEPVTTAAVATLVNESFINNKIDFAFYGNLPAVVLNATGVKTQIVVPGGIGNNVYLIVPENSPIKSIEELKGKKIALHRGRPWEINFGQLIQSKGLSLKDFQIVNLNPQAGAAALSAKSVDAFFTLSDALTLQDRHLGKIIWSSQSLPADWKMRAELWGSKSYIEQHPDTTQLLADATVRAMDWIAYHQDEFQQSQTKFGQPLSVIQRESQNTASTWQQDWSPDYQVNFLKQHYSKVIDHAVKNQLIQTPIKADELLNPKFTHQAIQNLQANHASNKQGN, via the coding sequence ATGCGTATTTTTCCACGTCTACTTTTAGGTTTTAGTTTTTTGGGTCTTGTTGCTTGTGGCGCACAAAAAACAGAAGAGACCCCCCCAAAACAGTCTGAACAGCAACAACTCCGAATTGCTGTCGTTGCCAATGGCACTTCGGGTAGTTTGGACTTCATTGGTGTGCCACAACTTATTTCACAAGATCAAATTTTTCTAAAAGCATTAAAGCAAAATCACATTGAATTAAAATGGGAACCTGTGACCACTGCTGCTGTAGCGACTTTGGTTAATGAAAGTTTTATAAATAATAAAATTGATTTTGCTTTTTATGGAAACCTTCCCGCTGTAGTGCTCAATGCAACAGGCGTTAAAACGCAAATTGTTGTACCTGGAGGTATCGGTAATAACGTCTACCTTATTGTTCCAGAAAATTCACCTATTAAATCTATTGAAGAATTAAAAGGTAAAAAAATTGCCCTACATCGTGGACGTCCGTGGGAAATTAACTTTGGGCAACTCATACAAAGTAAAGGATTAAGCTTAAAAGACTTTCAAATTGTGAATTTAAACCCGCAAGCTGGGGCCGCTGCTTTATCTGCTAAAAGTGTAGATGCCTTTTTTACCTTAAGTGATGCGCTTACTTTGCAAGATCGCCATTTGGGTAAAATTATTTGGTCATCACAATCTTTGCCCGCAGATTGGAAAATGCGTGCCGAACTTTGGGGTAGCAAAAGTTATATTGAGCAACATCCAGATACCACACAATTACTTGCTGATGCGACAGTACGTGCAATGGATTGGATTGCGTACCATCAAGATGAGTTTCAGCAAAGTCAAACTAAGTTTGGCCAACCTCTTAGTGTGATTCAACGTGAAAGCCAGAATACGGCAAGCACATGGCAACAAGACTGGTCTCCAGACTATCAAGTCAACTTTCTGAAACAGCATTATTCAAAAGTCATTGATCACGCTGTGAAAAATCAGCTTATTCAAACACCAATCAAAGCAGATGAACTCTTAAATCCGAAGTTTACCCATCAAGCGATTCAAAATTTACAGGCAAATCATGCCTCAAATAAGCAGGGAAACTAG